A single genomic interval of Hemibagrus wyckioides isolate EC202008001 linkage group LG13, SWU_Hwy_1.0, whole genome shotgun sequence harbors:
- the LOC131363279 gene encoding myosin-16 isoform X5 produces the protein MAVLSAEVLRWHVRIEELEEELEAERAMRVKVEKQRADLTRELDDLTDRLEEAGGVTASQMEMNKKREVELQRLRRELEESSAQAETMAAALRKRHGDSLAELSEQCEGLQRTRAKLEKEKQNLLLEVDDLAVSLDTMQKAKASTDMQLKKLEDLLSEASLRNEDLQKAFTEVTVAKNRLIADNNELSRQTEETETKLSQTSRSRSLLMAQHEELKKQYDEEVKSKVALSSSLVTARQECESLKEQLEEEQESKLELQRLVSKLNSDVTHWRSRHEADSIQHTDELEEAKKKLQARLQEAEEAVEATQSKCSSLEKTKQRLQAEVEELCLDLEKANNAAAVLDKKQRMLDKQLGDWRQKCEELLAEVESCQKESRQHAAELFKLKTAYEESVEQNEALRRENKAFQEEIADLTDQLSDGGKSVHELQKMKKKIEMEKEELQASLEESEAALEAEETKVLRLQLELSQAKADTERRLQEKEEEMEAARKIHQRALESLQASLDVEVKGRTEAARLKKKMESDINELELQVDLLNKNNAELMKTAKKTQQQIKDLQVQLEDETRLQEELREEQALLERRCTLLVTEGEESRTGLEAAERARKTLETELQEAREKYNDINNQFQSACSGKRKLEVDLQQVTQEHEELQNELRGANDKIKKALCETARVSEELRVEQEHSMHLERVKKGLEAQLKDMTVRLDEAEQLAMKGGKKIIQKLEGRVKELELDLETEQKKYTETVKTLRKNERRLKELLFQSEEDQKNQQRMQELLERLQIKMKTYKRQVEEAEEQANVNLAKYRKTVHELDDAEERADIAESALTKIRTKNRGSFGKGYSSGYSTPYAGVVRSPSSVGSEGRGEKILTDDDESVSSLIPTYLNSLKKLMID, from the exons GTAGAGAAGCAGCGTGCTGACCTTACCCGAGAACTGGATGATCTGACAGACCGGCTGGAGGAGGCAGGAGGAGTCACAGCCTCTCAG ATGGAGATGAATAAAAAGCGTGAGGTGGAGCTGCAGAGGCTGAGGCGGGAGCTGGAGGAATCTTCGGCTCAGGCTGAAACGATGGCGGCGGCTCTGAGGAAGAGGCACGGAGACTCGCTGGCTGAGCTGAGCGAGCAGTGTGAGGGCCTGCAGAGGACTCGTGCCAAactagagaaagagaaacagaatcTGCTGCTGGAGGTGGACGACCTGGCAGTTTCACTGGACACCATGCAGAAGGCCAAG GCATCCACTGACATGCAGCTGAAGAAACTGGAGGACTTGCTGTCTGAAGCCAGTTTGAGGAACGAAGACCTGCAGAAAGCTTTCACTGAGGTCACTGTGGCCAAGAACAGACTGATAG CTGATAATAATGAGctgagcagacagacagaggagacagagacaaaACTCAGCCAGACGAGCCGCTCTAGAAGCCTGCTGATGGCACAGCATGAGGAGCTCAAGAAACAGTACGATGAAGAGGTCAAG agtaAAGTGGCATTGAGCAGCAGTTTGGTAACAGCGCGACAGGAGTGTGAGTCACTGAAGGAGCAGCTGGAGGAAGAACAGGAGAGCAAACTGGAGCTGCAGCGCCTCGTCTCCAAGCTCAACAGCGACGTCACACACTGGAGAAGTCGCCACGAGGCCGACTCTATCCAACACACCGATGAACTAGAGGAGGCCAA gAAAAAGCTGCAGGCTCGGCTGCAGGAGGCTGAGGAAGCCGTAGAGGCCACGCAGTCCAAGTGCTCCAGCTTGGAAAAAACCAAACAGAGGCTGCAGGCGGAGGTGGAGGAACTCTGTTTGGACCTGGAAAAG GCCAACAATGCTGCTGCGGTCCTGGATAAGAAGCAGCGAATGCTGGATAAGCAGCTGGGAGACTGGAGGCAGAAGTGTGAGGAACTGCTGGCTGAGGTGGAAAGCTGTCAGAAAGAGAGCAGACAGCATGCCGCCGAGCTCTTCAAGCTGAAAACAGCCTACGAGGAGTCTGTGGAACAAAACGAGGCTCTACGCAGGGAAAACAAGGCCTTCCAAG AGGAAATTGCTGATCTCACTGACCAACTTTCGGATGGAGGGAAGAGCGTTCACGAGCtccagaaaatgaaaaaaaagattgaGATGGAAAAAGAAGAACTGCAGGCTTCACTGGAGGAGTCTGAGGCAGCATTGGAG GCTGAGGAGACTAAAGTACTTCGGTTGCAGCTGGAGCTTTCTCAAGCAAAAGCAGACACTGAGCGCCGGCTgcaggaaaaggaggaggagatggaggcTGCCAG GAAAATCCACCAGAGGGCGCTAGAGTCTCTGCAGGCCAGTTTGGATGTGGAGGTGAAGGGACGGACAGAGGCAGCACgtctgaagaagaagatggagagCGATATAAATGAGCTGGAGTTACAGGTGGACCTGCTCAACAAGAACAATGCAGAGCTGATGAAAACTGCCAAAAAGACACAGCAACAGATCAAG GACCTGCAGGTTCAGCTGGAAGACGAAACACGGCTGCAGGAAGAACTGAGAGAGGAACAGGCCCTGCTGGAGCGACGCTGCACTCTGCTGGTCACCGAGGGAGAGGAGAGTCGTACCGGACTCGAGGCAGCAGAGCGAGCTCGCAAAACCCTGGAGACTGAGCTCCAAGAGGCCAGGGAGAAATACAATGACATTAACAACCAG TTCCAGTCAGCCTGCAGCGGCAAGCGGAAACTGGAGGTGGATCTTCAGCAGGTCACCCAGGAGCATGAGGAGCTGCAGAATGAACTGAGAGGAGCTAATGATAAGATCAAGAAAGCTCTATGTGAG ACTGCACGAGTATCCGAGGAGCTTCGTGTGGAGCAGGAGCACAGTATGCATTTGGAGCGTGTGAAGAAGGGCTTAGAGGCTCAGCTCAAAGACATGACTGTCAGACTGGATGAGGCCGAGCAGCTGGCCatgaaaggaggaaaaaagattATTCAGAAGCTGGAAGGCAGG GTAAAGGAGTTGGAGCTGGATTTGGAAACAGAGCAGAAGAAATACACGGAGACGGTGAAGACGCTGCGGAAGAATGAACGCCGTCTCAAGGAGCTCCTCTTCCAGTCTGAGGAGGACCAGAAGAACCAGCAAAGAATGCAGGAGCTGCTGGAACGCCTGCAGATCAAAATGAAAACCTATAAGAGACAAGTGGAGGAGGCG GAGGAGCAGGCCAACGTAAACCTGGCCAAGTACAGAAAGACCGTACACGAGCTGGACGACGCAGAGGAGCGAGCCGACATAGCCGAATCTGCTCTCACTAAGATCAGGACCAAGAATAGAGGCAGCTTTGGCAAGGGCTACTCATCA GGTTACAGCACTCCATATGCAGGGGTGGTACGATCCCCAAGCTCCGTGGGCTCAGAAGGCAGAGGGGAGAAGATCCTCACTGATGATGACGAATCAGTCAGTTCTCTCATCCCCACTTATCTCAATTCTCTGAAAAAACTGATGATTGACTAA